From the Flexistipes sp. genome, the window AAATTCTGTAATAGATAAATGCAATTGAAAGTATAAGAAATATAGGCAGTATCGATTTATTAAAAATCAGTAAAAATTCCATTTAAAATCCTTGGCAGCTAAGAATAAAGCTTTTTTCTATTATATTCATATTAATAGAAAATTTATCATTTTACCAGTACAATGTGAATAGGCAGTTATGCGTGATAAGGGAAGTAGTGAAGTGGTGTATTAGTTACTTGGCGTCCTCCCATTTTTTTAGAAAACTATATCAATATTGGGATTTTCACTCATATTCGAGATCGAAACTCGTAACTACTGCCAGTAACCGCCTATACCCTCCTCTCATAATTGTTCTTATAAGCAAAACTTATTCAATTAAAAGATTTATTCACAGGGTATGATCGGTAACTGGCAGTATGTTTCTCAGACATCGATCTCTTCATTCGTGAATATCCCAATATCTATATAAAGTATTGCCAAATATTTTAAATGCAAAAAACTTGGGAAGCCGCCAATAATTCTCTCTTGACTTATATTCAAAATGTATTATTAATACCCCTACAGGGTATATGTATTGGAGGATATGATGAGTGAAAATAAAGGAAAAGAATATACAATAAAAATAAATGGGATGACCTGTGCTGCGTGCTCCAGCCGTATAGAGAAAAAATTATCAAAAAAAGATGGCTTTGGAAATGTTGCTGTGAATCTGCAGACTGAGAAAGCAAAGATAGCTACATATGGAAATGCTTCTGTAAATGATGCTGTAAAGATTATAGAGGATTTGGGTTATGGTGTGGAAAAGAAAAGTGTTGAGCTTAGTGTCAAAGGGATGACATGCGCTGCCTGTTCCAGCCGAATAGAGAAAAAATTGAATAAAATGAGCGGAGTGCTTAGTGCCACTGTTAATCTGACTACAGAAAAGGCCTCTGTGGAATATATTGACGGTTTACTGGATGTGCAAGATTTTCTCGAAACCATTGATTCGCTGGGATACCAGGCTTTTACTCAGGAAGATGGTGAAAAAAGTGAAGGAAAGGGATTTACAGAAGGGCAGAAACAGCTTTTCAAATTTATATTTTCCGCCGTTTTTTCGTTTCCTTTGCTGTTGGGGATGGTGCTTAATCTGTTTTCCATAAAGTTTGCCGGCGGTTTGTTAACAAAACCGCTTGTGCAGATTATTCTGGCAACACCCGTTCAGTTTTACGCCGGCTGGCAGTTTTATAAAGGTGCCTATAAAAATTTAAAACACTTAACGGCTAATATGGATGTTTTGGTTGCAATGGGAACTTCTGCGGCCTATTTCTACAGTGTTTATAATATATTTGCCGGCGGACATTTGTATTTTGAAACATCAGCTATTCTTATAACACTTATACTTCTCGGTAAATATCTGGAAGCAAGGGCAAAAGAAAAGACATCCGATGCCATCGAGAAACTTATGAACCTTGCGCCTCAAAAGGCAAGAATTCTCCGGCAGGGCGAGACTATGGAGGTTCCCGTTGAGGAAGTTGTGCCGGGAGATACGGTTATTGTTAAAGCCGGAGAAAAGCTCCCTGTGGACGGTGAAATTACTGAAGGCTCCCCCACCATAGATGAGTCGATGCTCACCGGTGAAAGTATTCCTGCAGAAAGAAAAGAGGGTGATGAGGTTTTCTGCGGCACTATTAATAAATTTAAGCCTTTCCGATACAAAGCTACCAAAGTGGGGGAGGATACCACCCTTTCTCAGATTATAAAAATTGTGGAAGATGCCCAAAGTTCCAAAGCACCGATTCAACGGTTTGCCGATATTATCTCAGGATATTTTGTTCCGGCGGTTATAGCGGTAGCTGTTTTGACTTTTGTTATATGGTACTTTTTTATAAGCGGCGGCAATGTGGAAGCGTCCCTTATGCCTACTATAGCTGTTCTGGTGATTGCCTGTCCGTGTGCACTTGGCCTGGCAACACCTACATCCATAATGGTTGGAACAGGAAAAGGCGCGGAAAATGGGATTCTTTTTAAAGGCGGAGCATATCTTGAACAGCTTGGAAATGTAAATGCCTTCTGTTTTGACAAAACGGGAACGCTTACAGAGGGAAAACCTTCTGTAAAGTCAGTAGAGGTTCTCACAGAAGAATACAGCGAAGAAGATATTATTAAAATAACTGCATCATTGGAAAATCATTCGGAGCATCCTCTTGCCGCCTCCATTGTTCAGTATTATGGAGAATCAGGCGATTTGCTGAATGCTTCGGATATTGAAACTGTACCAGGTGGAGGTGTCAGAGGCAAAATTGGAGAAAAAAACGTTTTAGTGGGAAGCCCTGGTTTTATCGAACAAAACCTTAATATTGATGAGAGCGATAAACAACGTATTGCGGATCTTCAGGGAGAAGGACAGACAGTTGTGGTTGTGCTGATAGATGATAAAGTTTCAGGACTTATAGGTATTGCGGATACAATCAGAAAGGATGCCAAAGAGGTTGTCGGGAAACTAAAATCTGAAGGTATTAAAGTTTATATGATTACCGGAGATAACAGGAGAACTGCAAATAAAATTGCTGAATTACTTGGTATTGATGAAGTATTGGCTGAAGTAAAACCTTCGGACAAAGCGGACAAAATAAAACAGCTGCAATCTGAAGGCTACAAGGTTGCAATGGCTGGAGACGGGATTAATGACGCTCCTGCTCTTGCTACAAGTGACCTGGGAATTGCAGTTGGCAGCGGCTCAGATGTTGCAGTGGAAACGGGTGATATCACCATAATGAGTGATAATCTAATGAATGTATACAAAGCGGTCAGTCTCAGCAGAGCCACTATAAAAAATATAAAGCAGAATCTTTTCTGGGCACTTATTTATAATACATTAGGAATACCGGTGGCTGCTTTCGGTTTTCTTAATCCTGTTATAGCAGGTGGTGCTATGGCTTTCAGCTCTGTGTCTGTGGTTTCTAATGCGCTGCGGCTTAAGAAGTGGCGTTTTGAATAAAACAATAACGCAAGAAGGAGGAAATTATGAAAGATGTAACTATCGAGGTAAGAGGCATGACTTGTGGTCATTGCAAAATGGCTGTGGAAGGGGAAATTAATGGATTGAAAGGTGTTGACTCTGCAGTGGTTGATCTGGATGCCGGGAATGTTAAGGTTTCATTTGATGAAACGAGTGTAACTATGGATGATATTTACGATGCAATCGATGAAGCGGGATACGAACCTGTAAAATAATAGCGAGGTTAATGATGGAAAATGCAAGCTGTTCAATTAAGCACGGAAATTCTCTGGACAGGCTGAAAAGGATCGAAGGTCAAACTAAAGGTATTGTAAAGATGGTGGAACAGGATAAATACTGTATAGACATCATTAACCAGATTTCAGCCGTTAAAGGTGCTCTTAATCAGGTTGCACTGTTAATTCTTCAGAATCATGTCGAGAGCTGTGTTTCAGAAGCTGTCAAAAATGCTGATGAGCAAGAAAAAGAAGAAAAAATAGAAGAGCTTATTGATACGGTAAAAAAATTTGTGAAATAAGAAAGCGGGGAAATTCCCCGCTTTGTTTAAAGTCCCAAAACATCAAACATTGAGTATAAACCCGGTTTGCATCCGTTAAGCCATTTTGCAGCAGTAACAGCTCCTTTTGCAAAAGTGTCCCGTGAAGAGGCCTTGTGAGTAATTTCTATTCTTTCACCGGCTCCGCAGAACATTGCAGTATGTTCACCAACGATGTCACCGCCTCTGATTGTCTGTATACCTATTTCTTTATCCGATCTCTCGCCAATTAGCCCGCGTCTGCAGAAGACAGCGTCTCTGTCTAGATTTCTCTTTAGTTTATTTGCAATAATTTCCGCCATTTTCATTGCTGTTCCGCTTGGAGCGTCTTTTTTCATCCTGTGATGAGCCTCTATGATTTCTATATCAAAATCTTCCCCTATAGCACCGGTAACCATTTCAAGGATTTTAAATGTGAGGTTGACCCCAAGGCTCATGTTAGGAGCAAAAACTACAGGAATAGATTTTGCAAGGTTTTCTATTGCAGCTGTTTCATTTTTATCGAAGCCAGTGCTTCCTATAACCAGAGGGACACCGGCTTGTCTGTATTTATCCAGATTACTTAGGGTAACTGCAGCTCCTGTGAAATCTATTGCAACATCCGAGTCGGAAATCTTAAGTAAATCATCAATTATATCTACATTGAGCTTACCGCATCCGGCAAGTTCACCTATATCCTGCCCCAAAAAAGGAGAATCGGGGCCTTCCACTGCGGCTGTCAAAGATGCAGAAGGATCCTCGCTTATCAGGTAAGTTATGCGCTTGCCCATCCTTCCGGCTGCGCCAACCATTGCGATGTTTGTATTACTCATTCTTCACCCCTTCCTAATGTTTCAAGTCAAG encodes:
- a CDS encoding metal-sensitive transcriptional regulator; the protein is MMENASCSIKHGNSLDRLKRIEGQTKGIVKMVEQDKYCIDIINQISAVKGALNQVALLILQNHVESCVSEAVKNADEQEKEEKIEELIDTVKKFVK
- a CDS encoding heavy metal translocating P-type ATPase; this encodes MSENKGKEYTIKINGMTCAACSSRIEKKLSKKDGFGNVAVNLQTEKAKIATYGNASVNDAVKIIEDLGYGVEKKSVELSVKGMTCAACSSRIEKKLNKMSGVLSATVNLTTEKASVEYIDGLLDVQDFLETIDSLGYQAFTQEDGEKSEGKGFTEGQKQLFKFIFSAVFSFPLLLGMVLNLFSIKFAGGLLTKPLVQIILATPVQFYAGWQFYKGAYKNLKHLTANMDVLVAMGTSAAYFYSVYNIFAGGHLYFETSAILITLILLGKYLEARAKEKTSDAIEKLMNLAPQKARILRQGETMEVPVEEVVPGDTVIVKAGEKLPVDGEITEGSPTIDESMLTGESIPAERKEGDEVFCGTINKFKPFRYKATKVGEDTTLSQIIKIVEDAQSSKAPIQRFADIISGYFVPAVIAVAVLTFVIWYFFISGGNVEASLMPTIAVLVIACPCALGLATPTSIMVGTGKGAENGILFKGGAYLEQLGNVNAFCFDKTGTLTEGKPSVKSVEVLTEEYSEEDIIKITASLENHSEHPLAASIVQYYGESGDLLNASDIETVPGGGVRGKIGEKNVLVGSPGFIEQNLNIDESDKQRIADLQGEGQTVVVVLIDDKVSGLIGIADTIRKDAKEVVGKLKSEGIKVYMITGDNRRTANKIAELLGIDEVLAEVKPSDKADKIKQLQSEGYKVAMAGDGINDAPALATSDLGIAVGSGSDVAVETGDITIMSDNLMNVYKAVSLSRATIKNIKQNLFWALIYNTLGIPVAAFGFLNPVIAGGAMAFSSVSVVSNALRLKKWRFE
- the copZ gene encoding copper chaperone CopZ — encoded protein: MKDVTIEVRGMTCGHCKMAVEGEINGLKGVDSAVVDLDAGNVKVSFDETSVTMDDIYDAIDEAGYEPVK
- the dapB gene encoding 4-hydroxy-tetrahydrodipicolinate reductase, with the translated sequence MSNTNIAMVGAAGRMGKRITYLISEDPSASLTAAVEGPDSPFLGQDIGELAGCGKLNVDIIDDLLKISDSDVAIDFTGAAVTLSNLDKYRQAGVPLVIGSTGFDKNETAAIENLAKSIPVVFAPNMSLGVNLTFKILEMVTGAIGEDFDIEIIEAHHRMKKDAPSGTAMKMAEIIANKLKRNLDRDAVFCRRGLIGERSDKEIGIQTIRGGDIVGEHTAMFCGAGERIEITHKASSRDTFAKGAVTAAKWLNGCKPGLYSMFDVLGL